One window of the Bartonella bacilliformis KC583 genome contains the following:
- the mscL gene encoding large conductance mechanosensitive channel protein MscL, producing MLKEFKQFALKGNMVDLAVGVIIGSAFGGLVNSVVNDIFMPIIGLITGGIDFSNMFIQLAGDKKATLLAAKEAGATLSYGNFITLLINFLIISWILFFLVKGMNKMTQKQEEVEKPKEMSPEGKLLTEIRDLLAAQKE from the coding sequence ATGCTTAAAGAATTCAAACAATTTGCCTTAAAAGGAAATATGGTCGATCTAGCCGTCGGTGTTATTATAGGAAGTGCTTTTGGTGGTTTAGTTAATTCAGTTGTGAACGATATTTTTATGCCAATCATTGGTCTTATTACAGGTGGTATTGACTTTTCTAATATGTTTATTCAGCTCGCTGGTGATAAGAAAGCTACATTACTTGCTGCAAAAGAAGCTGGAGCAACCCTTAGCTATGGAAACTTTATAACACTTTTAATTAATTTTCTGATTATTTCCTGGATTCTCTTTTTTTTGGTCAAGGGAATGAACAAAATGACCCAAAAACAAGAAGAAGTAGAAAAACCAAAAGAAATGTCTCCAGAAGGAAAGCTTCTTACTGAAATCAGAGACTTACTAGCCGCTCAGAAAGAATAA
- a CDS encoding quinone-dependent dihydroorotate dehydrogenase: MSFFQCIGRSALFMLDPEHAHNLAILWLKSGLNSHKRIVDKRLSVRVAGLKFENFMGLAAGFDKNAEVVDAVFRLGFGFTEVGTVTPKPQAGNAKPRLFRLKEDEAIINRMGFNNDGHQIVHDRLQGRKKSDIVGVNIGANKDTLNRIGDYVAGITCFYDVADYFTVNISSPNTPGLRDLQARDNLRLLIKEISQARSENKKKHGFSIPIFLKLAPDLTEQELDDVAAELSLSDFDGLVVSNTTLFRQGLKKSAFMNEGGGLSGRPLFERSTIVLAKMRQKLGKDIAIIGVGGVWDAQTALEKIKAGADLVQFYSGMVYEGPDLAKNITKDVLQMMQQDGVDTIKAYRDHHVEKWAKFELHL; this comes from the coding sequence GTGAGTTTCTTTCAGTGTATTGGTCGTTCTGCTTTATTTATGTTGGATCCGGAGCATGCACATAATTTGGCTATTTTGTGGCTGAAAAGTGGATTGAATAGTCATAAAAGAATTGTCGATAAGCGTTTGTCTGTAAGGGTTGCAGGTCTTAAATTTGAAAACTTTATGGGTCTTGCTGCAGGATTTGATAAAAATGCAGAGGTTGTCGATGCTGTTTTTCGTCTCGGTTTTGGTTTTACTGAGGTTGGTACAGTGACACCAAAACCGCAGGCTGGCAATGCTAAGCCGCGGCTTTTCCGCTTGAAAGAAGATGAAGCAATTATTAACAGAATGGGTTTCAATAATGATGGACACCAAATTGTTCACGATAGGCTGCAAGGGCGTAAAAAGTCTGATATCGTTGGAGTTAATATTGGTGCCAATAAAGATACGCTTAATAGAATTGGTGATTACGTAGCAGGTATTACTTGTTTTTATGATGTTGCTGATTATTTTACAGTCAATATCTCCTCTCCTAATACTCCGGGCTTACGTGATTTACAGGCACGTGATAATTTACGTCTTTTGATTAAGGAAATTTCGCAAGCACGGAGTGAAAACAAGAAAAAACATGGATTTTCTATTCCGATTTTTTTAAAACTTGCGCCTGATTTGACAGAACAAGAATTGGATGATGTCGCTGCAGAATTAAGTCTTTCTGATTTTGATGGTTTAGTTGTTTCTAATACAACACTTTTTCGCCAAGGTCTTAAGAAGAGCGCGTTTATGAATGAAGGGGGAGGGTTATCTGGTCGTCCATTATTTGAGCGTTCTACTATTGTCCTTGCAAAAATGCGTCAAAAACTGGGTAAAGATATTGCAATCATTGGTGTTGGTGGTGTGTGGGATGCTCAAACAGCTTTGGAAAAAATTAAGGCTGGTGCTGATTTAGTGCAATTTTATAGTGGGATGGTTTATGAAGGACCAGATCTTGCTAAAAATATTACAAAAGATGTATTGCAGATGATGCAGCAAGATGGTGTTGATACCATAAAAGCTTACCGGGATCATCATGTTGAGAAGTGGGCAAAGTTCGAGCTTCATTTGTAA
- a CDS encoding glutamine synthetase family protein — protein sequence MAVNSSEKMKRKKCEPVSDFLKNLRGVNNWEQVSQWLAFRGVEDIECITPDQAGVARGKMMLSKKFTSEASLALPSAVFMTTISGDYPEDGNGFEYPTTDGDLRLDPDLSTLSIVPWEGAPTAQVICDIRYQNGQAVEYTPRNVLQTVIDFYNQMGLKPVVAPEIEFYLVKKNPDPDYPLEPPVGRSGRSIGGGQGYSIAGVNEFNGLIDDIYHFSEAQGLEIDTLIHEEGAGQFEINLRHGDPITLADQVFMFKRTLREAALKHNMYATFMAKPIQGQPGSAMHIHQSIIDQKTGANIFTEEDGRESVYFRHFIGGLQRHMAGALVMLAPYVNSYRRLMPDVSAPVNLQWGYDNRTTAFRVPRSIPQGRRVENRLPSSDANPYLAIAASLACGLIGLQQKLTPDKPTEKTVNSNNIELPRGLIEAVSLFEQDKALRDILGDAFVSTYAAIKRQEFETFMDVISSWEREYLLLNV from the coding sequence ATGGCTGTGAATAGTAGCGAAAAAATGAAACGCAAAAAATGTGAGCCTGTTTCTGATTTTTTGAAGAATTTACGTGGTGTCAACAATTGGGAACAAGTGTCACAATGGCTTGCATTTCGAGGAGTAGAAGATATTGAGTGTATTACGCCTGATCAAGCAGGTGTAGCAAGGGGTAAAATGATGCTTTCTAAAAAATTCACATCAGAAGCATCTTTGGCATTACCTTCAGCAGTTTTTATGACGACAATTTCAGGAGATTATCCTGAAGATGGCAATGGTTTTGAATATCCCACAACAGATGGTGATTTACGTCTTGATCCTGATCTCTCTACGTTGAGTATTGTGCCATGGGAAGGGGCTCCTACAGCCCAAGTAATTTGTGATATTAGATATCAAAATGGGCAGGCTGTTGAGTATACACCGCGCAATGTATTGCAGACAGTGATCGATTTTTATAATCAAATGGGCTTGAAACCAGTTGTCGCACCAGAAATTGAGTTTTATTTGGTGAAAAAGAATCCTGATCCTGATTATCCCTTAGAACCTCCAGTTGGTCGTTCTGGACGTTCTATTGGTGGAGGACAAGGCTATTCCATTGCGGGTGTTAATGAATTTAATGGGTTGATCGATGATATTTATCATTTTTCAGAAGCACAGGGGCTAGAAATCGATACCCTCATTCATGAAGAAGGGGCCGGCCAGTTTGAAATTAATTTACGTCATGGTGATCCGATTACCTTAGCTGATCAAGTGTTTATGTTTAAACGAACGCTACGTGAAGCAGCGCTCAAACATAATATGTATGCAACTTTTATGGCCAAGCCTATTCAAGGGCAACCAGGGTCTGCGATGCATATTCACCAATCCATTATTGATCAAAAAACTGGTGCCAATATCTTTACAGAGGAAGATGGCAGAGAAAGTGTATATTTTCGCCATTTTATTGGTGGGTTGCAAAGACATATGGCTGGGGCGCTTGTTATGCTTGCCCCTTATGTTAATTCTTATCGGCGTCTTATGCCTGATGTTTCAGCGCCAGTTAATTTGCAATGGGGGTACGATAATCGTACCACAGCTTTTCGTGTACCACGTTCTATTCCGCAAGGGCGACGTGTTGAAAATAGACTTCCTTCATCAGATGCTAATCCTTATTTAGCTATTGCAGCTTCTTTGGCATGTGGTCTTATTGGTTTGCAGCAAAAGCTTACACCAGATAAACCAACAGAAAAAACGGTGAATTCTAATAACATTGAACTGCCCCGTGGATTGATTGAGGCTGTTAGTTTATTTGAACAAGATAAAGCGTTACGGGATATTTTAGGGGATGCATTTGTGAGCACTTATGCTGCTATTAAGCGACAAGAATTTGAAACTTTTATGGACGTGATTAGTTCTTGGGAGCGTGAGTATCTTCTACTTAATGTTTAA
- a CDS encoding NAD(P)/FAD-dependent oxidoreductase: MAHYNSISPGVSWYEDTIGERPSYPCFDAQAQCDVVIIGGGFTGLSAAYHLAKIGLSVVLLEASRFGDGASGRNGGQLGTGQRQWVETLEKKYGFERSKMLFDLAEEAKRDILSWSAMPDCNIDFMAGQFSVIHKKRHSKTYQKHVETMQRYGYHGLTFMNKAETDERLGSSFYYGGIYDVQTGHINPLKLIVWLAKQAKKAGVKLYEKTKVTGIRSNNGQCFVTTKKGNITATNILLATNAYHFGLKNFVENNVVAIRSYIGATEPLPEHHSILSGGEAVDDSRFMVRYFRKSIDHRLLFGGVESYNNQCPADLDERIRQQIAEIYPQLHSINLTHRWGATVAITVERMPYVRQIMPGVTYCGGYSGHGVILAPFMGKLYAEWLSGNHERFKSFQDLKISSFPGGKILRYPLVFLAMNWFSLMDRF, encoded by the coding sequence ATGGCTCATTATAATTCAATTTCTCCAGGTGTTTCTTGGTATGAAGATACTATAGGAGAGCGTCCCTCTTATCCATGTTTTGATGCACAAGCACAGTGCGATGTTGTTATCATTGGAGGAGGGTTTACAGGGCTTTCAGCTGCTTATCATTTAGCTAAAATTGGGCTCAGTGTTGTTTTGTTAGAAGCATCACGTTTTGGTGATGGTGCTTCGGGGCGTAATGGTGGTCAATTAGGAACAGGTCAGCGACAATGGGTAGAAACGCTGGAGAAAAAATATGGTTTTGAACGCAGTAAAATGCTTTTTGATTTAGCTGAAGAAGCTAAAAGAGATATTTTATCATGGTCTGCAATGCCTGATTGTAATATCGATTTTATGGCAGGGCAGTTTTCAGTTATTCATAAAAAACGTCATAGCAAAACCTATCAAAAACATGTTGAGACTATGCAGCGCTATGGTTATCATGGTCTCACTTTTATGAATAAAGCTGAAACAGATGAAAGGCTTGGCTCTTCTTTTTATTACGGTGGTATTTATGATGTACAAACTGGCCATATCAATCCTTTGAAGTTGATTGTTTGGTTAGCAAAACAGGCAAAAAAGGCTGGTGTAAAACTTTATGAAAAGACGAAGGTTACAGGAATAAGGAGCAATAATGGTCAGTGTTTTGTAACAACAAAAAAAGGCAATATAACAGCTACAAATATTTTGTTAGCAACCAATGCTTATCATTTTGGACTCAAAAACTTTGTTGAAAATAATGTTGTTGCTATTCGTTCTTATATTGGGGCAACTGAACCATTACCAGAGCATCATTCAATTCTTTCAGGGGGAGAAGCAGTAGATGATTCTCGCTTTATGGTTCGTTATTTTCGAAAAAGCATTGATCATCGTTTATTATTTGGTGGTGTAGAAAGTTATAATAATCAGTGTCCGGCTGATTTGGATGAACGTATACGTCAGCAAATTGCTGAAATTTATCCTCAACTTCATTCTATAAATTTAACGCATCGTTGGGGTGCAACAGTAGCAATTACGGTTGAACGTATGCCTTATGTTCGCCAAATTATGCCTGGTGTCACTTATTGTGGTGGATATTCAGGGCATGGAGTTATACTCGCTCCCTTTATGGGGAAATTATACGCTGAGTGGTTGTCTGGCAATCATGAACGTTTTAAATCTTTTCAAGATTTAAAGATTTCATCTTTTCCAGGTGGAAAAATATTGCGTTATCCGCTCGTTTTTTTGGCAATGAATTGGTTTTCTTTGATGGATCGTTTTTAA
- the folD gene encoding bifunctional methylenetetrahydrofolate dehydrogenase/methenyltetrahydrofolate cyclohydrolase FolD, translating to MDNIIDGKKLAENVIAKVKNETEKLKNSHNIQPGIAVIIVGDDPASQVYVASKSKKAEECGFFSMKHVLPKEVEESELLQLIEILNSDPKIHGILVQLPLPAHINTDRATQAIAVEKDVDGFHYINIGKLAANAIKDAIIPCTPAGAMMMIEQQCGQDLSGLNAVIVGRSNIVGKPMAALLTAANATVTLAHSRTRDLDEICRRADILIAAVGRPQMIKKHWVKKGAIVIDVGINRIAAPEKGPGKTRLVGDVDFEEVKGKTLAITPVPGGVGPMTIAMLMVNTLKAAARSLKLPVPKF from the coding sequence ATGGATAATATTATCGACGGAAAAAAACTTGCTGAAAATGTTATTGCTAAAGTAAAAAACGAAACAGAAAAGCTCAAAAACAGCCATAACATACAACCAGGAATTGCTGTTATCATCGTTGGAGATGACCCTGCAAGTCAGGTTTATGTCGCATCAAAGAGTAAAAAAGCTGAAGAATGCGGTTTTTTTTCAATGAAGCATGTACTTCCCAAAGAAGTGGAAGAATCAGAACTCCTTCAACTCATCGAAATATTAAATTCTGATCCCAAAATCCATGGTATTTTGGTACAACTTCCTTTGCCTGCGCACATTAATACAGATAGAGCAACACAGGCTATTGCTGTTGAAAAAGATGTTGATGGTTTCCATTATATCAACATCGGCAAGCTGGCAGCAAATGCAATTAAAGATGCCATTATTCCATGCACACCAGCTGGTGCCATGATGATGATTGAGCAACAATGTGGGCAAGATTTATCCGGTCTTAATGCTGTCATCGTTGGACGTTCCAATATTGTTGGAAAGCCTATGGCAGCCCTACTAACAGCAGCCAATGCTACTGTAACACTTGCCCACAGTCGAACCCGTGACCTTGATGAAATATGCCGTAGAGCGGACATTCTAATCGCAGCTGTTGGCCGTCCACAAATGATAAAAAAACACTGGGTTAAAAAAGGTGCAATTGTTATTGATGTTGGTATTAACCGAATTGCAGCACCAGAAAAAGGCCCTGGGAAAACCCGTCTTGTTGGTGACGTTGACTTTGAAGAGGTTAAAGGAAAAACCCTAGCTATCACTCCTGTACCAGGGGGAGTAGGGCCTATGACTATTGCTATGCTCATGGTCAACACACTCAAAGCGGCAGCCCGATCCCTTAAGCTACCCGTACCAAAATTCTAA
- a CDS encoding AsmA family protein, with protein MRAKIVKFLSGIFFAVVFLFGAAVIILPYIVSTDAIRIRLAQDLSAWTGYNVQLRDPPRLDLFPYPKAFLSGVTLTQKIDDNAPLMEAESIEVDLSLIDLLWKRVSFSETRIIRPQFVIEKPVKTIADFFDTLSQSQGALGLTIRSAREVVMHNPDQPDVEHLLRQPFGRVVIKNGVLVYRDSVSDVAEKITGLNATMDWPESTRAARFRANAHWRGELTELIINADQALLLLAGGKSPLKISMNSLRGGITFVGQAQLSEYYVVDGKVSVRSPGWDQTLAWIGGREFFGHKFKIPIVWESHFLAQPTCIQMNNVTFTMGAANARGALEFNFQNSVPIIIGSLAFDNLDLSLLESTLLSVEEKNKFFDTTIFNRIGLDVRLSAPRAKVGNVELTNLAAAIQLKNGRGIFDLGNANLFGGSIQSNIQIIPNDKKVRIEGRTSGTSIDTKAVSDTLGFIPFVQAKTNFIMTTQVLAGRWSEILAKMQGQLTLNMSTGRLIGYDLDNLQKKLLKNEKFLLVNDGGVSTVFDRLDVKAKFASDAITTLTLSMDTTNWNLFIQKPTTLSVAKSKQNKQILRAELQSNNRSETVCKDIQCLTNSLVWSLAFSLDPTEQALGNFFVKKNIHEN; from the coding sequence GTGCGTGCTAAAATAGTAAAATTTTTGAGCGGGATTTTTTTTGCGGTTGTTTTTTTGTTTGGTGCGGCTGTTATCATTCTTCCCTATATCGTTTCGACAGATGCAATTCGTATCCGTTTGGCGCAGGATTTAAGTGCATGGACAGGCTATAATGTGCAATTGCGTGATCCTCCACGATTGGATCTTTTTCCTTACCCAAAAGCATTTCTTTCTGGTGTTACTTTAACACAAAAAATTGATGATAATGCACCTTTGATGGAGGCTGAATCAATAGAAGTGGATCTTTCTTTGATTGATCTTCTGTGGAAGCGCGTTTCTTTTTCAGAGACGCGGATCATACGTCCACAGTTTGTTATAGAAAAGCCTGTCAAAACAATAGCTGATTTTTTTGATACACTTTCACAGTCACAAGGCGCGTTGGGGTTAACAATACGCAGTGCTCGTGAAGTTGTTATGCATAACCCTGATCAACCGGATGTGGAACATCTTTTACGCCAACCTTTTGGGCGTGTTGTTATTAAAAATGGAGTCCTAGTTTATCGTGATAGCGTTTCTGATGTAGCAGAAAAAATAACGGGATTAAATGCAACGATGGATTGGCCAGAATCAACACGAGCAGCGCGTTTTCGGGCAAATGCTCATTGGCGTGGGGAGTTGACAGAATTAATAATTAATGCGGATCAAGCTTTATTACTTTTAGCAGGAGGAAAAAGTCCGCTTAAGATCAGTATGAACTCATTGCGTGGTGGTATAACATTTGTAGGACAGGCACAACTATCTGAATATTATGTTGTTGATGGGAAAGTATCAGTGCGTTCTCCTGGTTGGGATCAGACATTGGCTTGGATTGGTGGTCGTGAGTTTTTTGGACACAAATTTAAGATACCTATTGTATGGGAATCTCATTTTTTAGCGCAACCAACCTGTATTCAAATGAACAATGTTACATTTACAATGGGAGCAGCAAATGCACGTGGCGCTTTGGAATTTAATTTTCAAAATAGCGTACCGATTATCATTGGATCTTTGGCTTTTGATAATTTAGATCTTAGCCTATTAGAATCGACATTGTTATCAGTTGAAGAGAAGAATAAATTCTTTGATACAACAATTTTCAATCGCATTGGATTGGACGTGCGACTTTCAGCACCACGAGCAAAAGTAGGTAATGTAGAACTTACAAATTTAGCGGCAGCAATACAACTTAAAAATGGACGTGGTATTTTTGATCTCGGAAATGCTAACCTTTTTGGTGGATCTATTCAAAGCAACATCCAGATAATACCCAATGATAAAAAAGTGCGCATTGAAGGACGGACTTCGGGAACTTCTATTGATACGAAAGCTGTTTCGGATACTTTAGGATTTATTCCATTTGTACAGGCTAAAACTAATTTTATTATGACAACACAGGTGCTGGCTGGTCGCTGGTCAGAGATTCTGGCAAAAATGCAAGGCCAGTTAACATTAAATATGTCTACTGGTCGACTAATTGGATATGACTTGGATAATTTACAGAAAAAACTTCTAAAAAACGAAAAATTTCTTTTAGTTAACGATGGTGGGGTCTCAACAGTTTTTGATCGCCTAGATGTTAAAGCGAAGTTTGCAAGTGACGCAATAACAACGCTAACACTATCAATGGATACGACGAATTGGAACTTGTTTATTCAGAAACCCACTACACTTTCTGTAGCTAAAAGTAAACAAAACAAACAGATATTGCGAGCAGAACTGCAAAGCAATAATCGTTCAGAAACTGTGTGTAAGGACATTCAGTGTCTTACGAATAGTCTCGTATGGTCTCTTGCTTTTTCCCTTGACCCTACGGAGCAGGCTTTGGGTAATTTTTTTGTTAAGAAAAATATTCATGAAAATTGA
- a CDS encoding 16S rRNA (uracil(1498)-N(3))-methyltransferase: MRANYKFQRLFIQQPLVLNAEVIIEGSQASYLIHVLRMREGARILLFNGCDGEWLAELITIKKKIVVVRIIHQERVQTVRSDLVYCFAPIKSARLDYMVQKAVEMGVSVLQPVITHHTQVTRINMARIEANIIEASEQCGILSLSECAPTVSLEALLTSWDEARPLFFCDESHEFHNPLPLLKKYRAMPVGVLIGPEGGFSEEERILLKKYPFVVPISLGPRILRADTAAVAALAIINTTVGDWSVD, encoded by the coding sequence ATGCGTGCAAATTATAAGTTTCAAAGGTTATTTATTCAGCAGCCTCTCGTTTTGAATGCAGAAGTGATTATAGAGGGTTCGCAGGCTTCTTATCTTATACATGTTTTGCGCATGAGAGAAGGAGCAAGAATTTTGCTGTTTAATGGGTGTGATGGCGAGTGGCTTGCTGAGCTTATCACGATTAAGAAAAAAATTGTGGTGGTTCGGATTATCCATCAGGAGAGGGTGCAAACAGTGCGTTCAGATCTCGTCTATTGTTTTGCTCCGATCAAATCTGCTCGTTTAGATTATATGGTACAAAAGGCTGTAGAAATGGGGGTGTCTGTTTTACAACCTGTTATAACACATCACACTCAAGTTACGCGCATCAATATGGCACGTATAGAAGCCAATATTATTGAAGCTTCTGAACAATGTGGTATCTTGTCTTTGTCAGAATGTGCACCAACTGTATCTTTAGAAGCGCTCTTAACAAGTTGGGATGAAGCACGCCCCTTGTTCTTTTGTGATGAGTCGCATGAGTTTCACAATCCATTACCTCTTTTAAAAAAATATAGAGCAATGCCGGTAGGCGTTCTTATTGGACCAGAGGGTGGATTTAGTGAAGAGGAGCGGATTTTATTGAAAAAATATCCTTTTGTGGTGCCTATATCTTTAGGGCCACGTATTTTACGCGCTGACACTGCAGCTGTTGCAGCTTTAGCAATTATTAATACTACCGTGGGAGATTGGTCCGTCGATTAA
- a CDS encoding glutamate--cysteine ligase codes for MAFDTTDEGRIDNLESLIGYFQEGCKEENDWCIGTEHEKFPFYINGFHPVPYEGAKGIRVLLEGMQEVLGWKPILDEGNIIGLVGSEGQGAISLEPGGQFELSGAKLKTVGHTYCEVMEHLDLLKKISQPLGIGFLGMGASPKWTLPETPQMPKSRYKIMTNYMPKVGHHGLDMMYRTATIQVNLDFSSETDMRRKMQVSMKLQPIVTALFASSPFTEGRPNGFLSWRSAIWCGTDNQRTGILPFIFSDRFGFADYVEWALGVPMYFIIRDGHYHDCTHVTFRQFMNGALKGQIIDSTPTMGDWVDHLSTLFPEVRLKRFLEMRGADGGSWQRICALSAFWVGLLYDSEALSEAEALTKDWCYEEVLDMRNRVAKEGIKTPFRQTTILELASQAIAISRKGLKSRKQYGSDGFDETNFLDPLEEVITTGQTSADKFLSHYYSIWGESTEPLFVEHAY; via the coding sequence ATGGCATTTGATACCACTGATGAAGGTAGAATTGATAATTTAGAATCTTTAATTGGCTATTTTCAAGAAGGCTGTAAAGAAGAAAATGATTGGTGTATTGGTACAGAACACGAAAAATTTCCGTTTTATATAAATGGTTTTCATCCTGTTCCGTATGAAGGCGCAAAGGGTATTCGTGTGCTTTTGGAAGGAATGCAAGAAGTTTTAGGCTGGAAACCTATTTTAGATGAGGGGAATATTATTGGCCTTGTAGGCTCAGAGGGGCAAGGCGCTATTTCCTTAGAACCTGGGGGACAGTTTGAATTATCTGGTGCAAAGCTAAAAACAGTTGGCCATACTTATTGTGAAGTGATGGAACATTTGGATCTCCTCAAAAAAATTTCTCAGCCATTAGGTATTGGTTTTCTAGGGATGGGGGCTAGCCCAAAGTGGACTTTACCTGAAACGCCGCAAATGCCTAAGTCACGCTATAAGATTATGACCAACTATATGCCAAAGGTTGGTCATCATGGTCTTGATATGATGTATAGAACAGCGACTATTCAGGTTAATCTTGATTTTTCATCTGAAACAGATATGCGACGGAAAATGCAAGTATCTATGAAGTTACAGCCAATTGTGACAGCATTATTTGCGAGTTCTCCTTTTACTGAGGGGCGCCCAAATGGTTTCTTGTCTTGGCGTTCTGCTATTTGGTGCGGTACTGATAATCAGAGAACTGGGATCCTCCCTTTTATATTTTCTGATCGCTTTGGCTTTGCTGATTACGTTGAATGGGCACTTGGTGTTCCGATGTATTTTATTATACGCGATGGACATTATCACGATTGTACGCATGTGACATTTCGTCAATTTATGAATGGAGCATTAAAAGGACAGATTATAGATTCAACTCCGACTATGGGAGATTGGGTTGATCATTTGTCAACTTTATTTCCTGAGGTGCGTTTAAAACGCTTTTTAGAAATGAGAGGTGCTGATGGTGGTTCTTGGCAGCGTATTTGTGCTTTATCTGCTTTTTGGGTTGGGCTTCTTTATGACAGTGAAGCGCTAAGTGAGGCTGAGGCTTTGACGAAAGATTGGTGTTATGAAGAAGTTTTAGATATGCGTAACCGTGTTGCCAAAGAAGGGATAAAAACACCTTTCCGTCAGACTACAATTTTGGAATTAGCAAGTCAGGCTATTGCTATTTCACGCAAAGGTTTAAAAAGTCGCAAACAATATGGTTCTGATGGTTTTGATGAGACGAATTTTCTTGATCCTTTAGAAGAAGTGATTACAACAGGTCAGACGAGCGCTGATAAGTTTTTATCTCATTATTACTCTATTTGGGGCGAGTCTACAGAGCCATTGTTTGTAGAGCACGCCTATTAG
- the rpsU gene encoding 30S ribosomal protein S21: MQVLVRDNNVDQALRALKKKMQREGIFREMKMRGYYEKPSEKRAREKAEAIRRTRKLARKRAQREGIVSNGRTASVR, encoded by the coding sequence GTGCAAGTACTCGTTCGTGATAATAATGTTGATCAAGCGCTACGTGCGCTGAAAAAGAAAATGCAGCGTGAAGGTATCTTCCGTGAGATGAAGATGCGTGGATACTATGAAAAACCATCTGAAAAGCGCGCTCGTGAAAAAGCTGAAGCTATCCGCCGTACACGTAAATTAGCTCGTAAACGTGCCCAACGGGAGGGTATTGTGAGCAATGGTCGAACTGCTTCTGTACGATAA
- a CDS encoding efflux RND transporter periplasmic adaptor subunit has translation MGLLKKIIPFVLLSIVLIASYLGFKYNSEKTTSAANETKNTSNTIVKSSAEIPPANVVVDLVKVQNFYKQLHTVGSGKAIAAVDLTPWSAGVLDKFFVSSGAKVQEGDLIAKLDSEKEEIAVAKAKIHHDNSALTLSRIMKLRASNTATEIQEITARLELENANLALLDANLALDQRTIRAPISGTVGILPIGVGNAVSSNSVIGRIENRERILVDVWVSEQYASYLHKGDEVTIAPTVQSDKNFVGRIYAIDNMIDAESRTLHVQVELQNEQETLMPGMSFSVIFQFFEGLFPVVDPLAIQWNSKGSFVWRVKNGKVEYVPVSIIQRKADQVFVKADLEKDDQIVIQGVQMLQSGRSVLIQDSKAHQKSLANEQDVQ, from the coding sequence ATGGGATTGTTAAAAAAAATCATTCCATTCGTGCTGTTAAGTATCGTTCTGATTGCCTCTTATTTGGGGTTCAAATATAATTCAGAAAAAACCACATCTGCAGCAAATGAAACAAAAAATACATCGAATACAATAGTGAAATCGTCTGCGGAAATACCGCCGGCGAACGTTGTTGTTGATCTTGTTAAAGTTCAAAATTTTTATAAACAGCTTCATACTGTTGGTAGTGGAAAAGCTATTGCAGCAGTAGATTTAACCCCTTGGTCAGCGGGTGTTCTTGATAAGTTTTTTGTGTCATCTGGAGCTAAAGTGCAAGAAGGTGATTTGATTGCAAAGCTTGATTCTGAGAAGGAAGAAATAGCTGTTGCAAAAGCAAAAATTCACCATGACAATAGTGCATTAACGCTTTCACGTATTATGAAGTTGCGTGCTAGCAATACAGCAACAGAGATTCAAGAAATTACTGCACGTTTAGAGTTAGAGAATGCAAATTTAGCTTTGCTCGATGCTAATTTGGCTCTTGATCAGAGGACAATTCGTGCGCCGATTAGCGGGACCGTTGGTATTTTACCTATTGGTGTGGGAAATGCTGTATCTTCTAATAGTGTGATAGGTCGTATTGAGAATAGAGAGCGCATTCTTGTTGATGTGTGGGTTTCTGAACAGTATGCATCGTATCTTCATAAAGGAGATGAAGTAACGATAGCGCCAACAGTGCAATCAGACAAGAATTTTGTTGGTCGTATTTATGCGATTGATAATATGATTGATGCCGAAAGCCGTACATTGCATGTTCAAGTTGAATTGCAGAATGAACAAGAAACACTTATGCCTGGTATGTCTTTTTCCGTTATTTTTCAATTTTTTGAAGGGCTATTTCCAGTTGTTGATCCTCTTGCAATTCAATGGAACAGTAAAGGATCATTCGTTTGGCGTGTGAAAAATGGTAAAGTGGAATATGTTCCAGTATCTATTATTCAACGTAAGGCAGATCAGGTATTTGTGAAGGCTGATTTAGAAAAAGATGATCAAATTGTCATCCAAGGGGTACAAATGCTCCAGTCAGGTAGGAGTGTTCTTATTCAAGATTCAAAGGCTCATCAAAAGTCATTAGCCAATGAACAGGATGTACAATGA